A region from the SAR86 cluster bacterium genome encodes:
- a CDS encoding glutathione S-transferase N-terminal domain-containing protein produces the protein MIDLYTAPTPNGHKVSCTLEALEIEYNAILVNLRDGDQHKPDFLKISPNGRIPAIVDISNDDLSIFESGAIMIYLAEKTNKLMPTDTHEKSKVIQWLMFQMGGIGPMMGQANVFFRYFPEKINAAIDRYQNETRRLFEVLDKRLEKNQWLADDYSIADIANWCWVRTHNWSGVTTDGLINLERWKNEMYDQPGMKKGIKVPVDVENLLKDADKAKEFAKEAEKMVKK, from the coding sequence GTGATAGATCTATATACAGCGCCTACTCCGAATGGTCATAAAGTATCATGCACTTTAGAGGCATTAGAAATTGAATATAATGCAATTTTAGTAAATCTTAGAGATGGGGATCAACATAAACCTGATTTTTTAAAAATAAGTCCAAATGGAAGAATACCTGCAATAGTTGATATATCTAATGATGATTTATCTATTTTTGAATCTGGTGCAATAATGATTTACTTAGCAGAAAAAACAAATAAACTCATGCCTACTGATACTCATGAAAAATCAAAAGTTATTCAATGGTTAATGTTTCAAATGGGAGGAATAGGTCCAATGATGGGTCAGGCTAATGTATTTTTTAGATATTTTCCTGAAAAAATTAATGCTGCTATAGACAGATATCAAAACGAAACTAGAAGGTTATTTGAAGTTCTTGATAAAAGATTAGAGAAAAATCAATGGCTTGCTGATGATTATTCAATAGCAGATATAGCTAATTGGTGTTGGGTCAGGACACATAATTGGTCTGGTGTTACCACGGATGGTCTTATTAATTTAGAGAGATGGAAAAATGAAATGTATGATCAACCTGGTATGAAAAAAGGAATTAAAGTTCCTGTTGATGTTGAAAATTTATTAAAAGATGCAGATAAAGCAAAAGAATTTGCTAAAGAAGCTGAAAAAATGGTAAAAAAATAA
- a CDS encoding haloalkane dehalogenase codes for MKILRTPDKYFKNIKEYSFKPIYTNIIAKDGSEIRIHHIDVGPSNGPILLAMHGQPVWSYLYIKMIPILNKAGIRVIAPDLVGYGKSDKPASRDDYSYQNQVDWMNQWLRKNDLKNLIFFGQDWGGLIGLRMIADNSEKFIKISMGNTGLPYFPNTSQSVIDEVISFRTSNKRLSLFSMMKEVKKMDKGGHPALKFMYWQKYTWDAKNLPSGFLSSSMMEKRNPFITFLDYIFHIIGLGKFSPFSSKLVKAFESPFPSPEYKMGPRAMPSHVPMIPDQSLEAVGKARDFFKQSNIPFLAVFAGNDPVTNNMENDIREMAPNVIFNKTIGGGHFFQWTKPEKLSNVLIDFIYN; via the coding sequence ATGAAAATACTAAGAACTCCAGATAAGTATTTTAAAAATATTAAAGAATATTCATTCAAACCAATATATACAAATATTATTGCAAAAGATGGAAGTGAAATAAGAATTCATCATATTGACGTAGGTCCATCAAATGGACCAATTTTGCTAGCAATGCATGGCCAACCAGTATGGAGTTACCTATACATCAAAATGATACCAATATTAAATAAAGCTGGCATAAGAGTCATCGCGCCAGACTTAGTTGGATATGGAAAATCTGATAAACCTGCGTCGAGAGATGATTACTCTTACCAAAATCAGGTTGATTGGATGAATCAATGGTTAAGAAAAAATGATCTTAAAAATTTAATTTTTTTTGGCCAAGATTGGGGTGGCTTAATAGGTTTAAGAATGATTGCTGATAATTCTGAAAAGTTTATAAAAATATCTATGGGTAATACGGGTTTACCCTACTTTCCAAATACCTCACAAAGTGTAATTGATGAAGTTATATCATTCAGAACAAGTAATAAAAGATTATCTTTGTTTTCTATGATGAAAGAAGTCAAAAAGATGGATAAAGGTGGGCATCCAGCACTTAAATTTATGTATTGGCAAAAATATACATGGGATGCAAAAAATCTTCCGTCAGGTTTTCTTTCATCATCAATGATGGAAAAAAGAAATCCTTTTATTACATTCCTTGATTACATATTTCATATAATTGGCTTAGGTAAATTCTCTCCTTTCTCATCAAAACTTGTAAAAGCTTTTGAATCGCCTTTTCCTTCCCCTGAATATAAAATGGGTCCAAGAGCAATGCCCTCCCATGTCCCTATGATTCCAGATCAATCCTTGGAGGCTGTTGGTAAAGCAAGAGATTTTTTCAAACAATCAAATATTCCATTTCTAGCAGTTTTTGCTGGTAATGATCCTGTAACAAATAATATGGAAAATGACATTCGTGAAATGGCACCAAATGTTATATTTAATAAAACCATTGGTGGCGGACATTTTTTTCAATGGACTAAACCAGAAAAATTATCGAATGTTTTAATTGATTTTATATATAATTAA